A genome region from Drosophila simulans strain w501 chromosome 2R, Prin_Dsim_3.1, whole genome shotgun sequence includes the following:
- the LOC6734684 gene encoding palmitoyltransferase ZDHHC3 has protein sequence MNYSYSALSPGGSGGFGGVDQHNRCCRNKAWCVKDICGIVCVIMTWLLILFAEFVVMRLILLPSNYTVFSTINMIIFQALAFLAFASHIRTMLSDPGAVPRGNATKEMIEQMGYREGQMFYKCPKCCSIKPERAHHCSVCQRCIRKMDHHCPWVNNCVGENNQKYFVLFTFYIASISVHTLFLVLTQFAECVKNDWRTCSPYSPPATIFLLLFLTFEGLMFGIFTIIMLATQLTAILNDQTGIEQLKKEEARWAKKSRLKSIQSVFGRFSLAWFSPFTEPSCRTRFNSHFYSV, from the exons ATGAACTACTCGTACTCCGCGCTGTCGCCCGGCGGTAGCGGAGGATTCGGTGGCGTTGACCAGCACAACCGATGTTGCCGAAACAAGGCCTGGTGCGTCAAGGACATCTGCGGCATTGTGTGCGTGATTATGACCTGGCTGCTTATCCTGTTCGCCGAATTCGTGGTCATGCGGCTGATCCTCCTGCCTAGCAACTATACCGTCTTCAGCACCATCAACATGATCATATTCCAGGCACTCGCCTTCCTGGCCTTCGCCTCGCACATACGCACAATGCTCTCGGATCCG GGCGCTGTACCGCGCGGAAATGCCACCAAGGAGATGATCGAGCAGATGGGCTACCGTGAGGGTCAGATGTTCTACAAGTGCCCCAAGTGCTGCAGCATCAAGCCGGAGCGGGCTCATCACTGTTCCGTCTGCCAGCGCTGCATTCGCAAGATGGATCACCACTGTCCGTGGGTGAATAATTGCGTGGGCGAGAACAATCAAAAGTACTTTGTGCTCTTCACC TTCTATATCGCTTCGATCTCCGTGCACACACTCTTCCTGGTTCTCACCCAGTTCGCGGAGTGCGTGAAAAACGACTGGCGCACCTGCTCGCCGTACTCTCCGCCGGCTACTATATTCCTGCTGCTCTTTCTCACCTTCGAGGGCCTTATGTTCGGCATATTCACCATCATCATGCTGGCCACTCAGCTGACGGCTATCCTAAACGATCAGACG GGCATCGAACAGCTGAAGAAGGAGGAGGCTCGCTGGGCGAAGAAATCGCGCCTCAAGAGCATCCAGTCGGTGTTCGGACGCTTCTCGTTGGCCTGGTTTTCACCATTCACGGAGCCCTCGTGCCGCACAAGATTCAACTCGCACTTCTATTCGGTCTGA
- the LOC6734685 gene encoding peroxisomal membrane protein 11B produces the protein MNMDQLVQLNNQAGGRDKIARLIQYASRAMWDSLESANSSPALVDNFKTIEYILSTFRKLLRFGKCVDVFYGALKTIHHPDLNIRVTLTLSKLSQSLFLFADHFLWLARTGLTAVNAKRWSNIANKYWLFSIIMNLCRDFYEILRVLDLHRSGCKGGISRCRIPTSINSPEDFKRLALQSYVLMQGHKDIVVDTVKNVCDFFIPLTALGYTSLTPRTIGLLGAISSLAGLWALLEPRAKLTPA, from the exons ATGAATATGGATCAACTGGTGCAGTTGAACAATCAGGCTGGCGGACGGGACAAGATCGCCCGACTCATTCAGTATGCCTCGCGTGCAATGTGGGACTCGCTGGAGTCCGCCAATTCCAGTCCCGCGCTTGTGGACAACTTCAAGACGATTGAATACATCCTGAGCACATTCCGCAAAT TACTCCGTTTTGGCAAGTGCGTTGATGTATTCTACGGCGCTCTGAAGACCATTCACCATCCGGATCTTAACATCCGTGTGACGCTCACCTTGAGCAAGCTGTCTCAATCGCTGTTCCTCTTCGCCGACCACTTCCTCTGGCTGGCCAGGACGGGACTGACGGCGGTGAACGCCAAGCGCTGGTCCAACATCGCCAATAAGTACTGGCTCTTCTCGATCATCATGAACCTGTGCCGGGACTTCTACGAGATCCTGAGAGTACTGGACCTGCATCGATCCGGTTGCAAGGGCGGCATCTCGCGCTGCCGCATCCCCACGAGCATCAACTCGCCGGAGGACTTCAAGCGCCTTGCCCTACAGTCCTACGTGCTGATGCAGGGACACAAAGACATTGTTGTGGACACGGTGAAGAATGTGTGCGACTTCTTCATTCCGCTGACCGCTCTGGGTTACACAAGTCTCACGCCCCGGACAATAGGACTCCTGGGTGCAATTTCATCGCTGGCCGGACTCTGGGCTCTGCTGGAACCGAGGGCCAAGCTAACGCCTGCATAA
- the LOC6734686 gene encoding transmembrane protein 208 → MAPQQKGKQGTKGAKQIVEENKTTLTFYRNMAIGCAAPALLLSFLVFEVTKTSVFMHILSLLILGSSYQFMAFMSQAKYSESGALLDSGNDLNMEGGIAENVKDLIILTSGTLLLALISNYFWLVLLLAPVRAGWMLWGSIIQPWLSQRNAQDDNPQVDEKKQKKMDRRMRRMR, encoded by the exons ATGGCT CCCCAACAAAAGGGTAAACAGGGCACGAAAGGCGCCAAGCAAATCGTGGAGGAAAACAAAACTACACTGACTTTCTACCGGAACATGGCCATTGGATGCGCTGCACCCGCTCTGCTCCTCAGTTTCCTGGTCTTTGAAGTCACCAAAACCTCAGTG TTTATGCACATTCTGTCGTTGCTGATCCTGGGGAGCTCCTACCAGTTTATGGCGTTCATGTCGCAGGCCAAATACTCTGAAAGCGGTGCTCTTTTGGACTCCGGCAACGACTTAAATATGGAAGGCGGCATCGCGGA AAACGTCAAGGATTTGATCATCCTTACTTCCGGCACCCTGCTGCTGGCCCTCATCTCAAACTACTTCTGGTTGGTGCTGCTTTTGGCGCCCGTCCGAGCTGGATGGATGCTCTGGGGCTCCATCATTCAGCCGTGGCTGTCGCAGCGCAACGCCCAGGACGATAATCCCCAGGTGGAcgagaaaaagcaaaaaaagatGGATCGCAGAATGCGTCGCATGAGATAG